One genomic region from Acidobacteriota bacterium encodes:
- a CDS encoding sigma-70 family RNA polymerase sigma factor, producing the protein MIEAMRLEKTSTGPAATSPESVRTIFERACRGDEDAFRLIFNRYARPVMSFLHNLVNNHELAEELTQETFVRAHRMLNTMREDTKVSTWLFGIAKNVSREAVRHRIRSESNVEIAESGLNQMSDPRQRPDGELLTKELNRVIHHALSLLDEDKRLIFSLQAFHQYSYEEIAEITGFTIPKIKTDLHRAKAEMRKRIRPYLGERHEL; encoded by the coding sequence ATGATTGAGGCAATGAGACTGGAAAAAACGTCAACTGGACCAGCCGCCACTTCACCCGAGAGCGTGCGCACCATTTTTGAGCGTGCCTGTCGCGGCGATGAAGATGCCTTTCGGTTGATCTTTAACCGCTATGCCCGGCCCGTGATGAGTTTTCTCCACAATCTGGTGAACAATCACGAACTGGCCGAAGAACTCACCCAGGAGACCTTTGTTCGCGCCCACCGCATGCTCAACACCATGCGCGAGGACACCAAAGTTTCAACCTGGTTGTTCGGAATCGCCAAAAACGTGTCGCGCGAAGCCGTCCGCCACCGGATTCGATCTGAATCCAATGTCGAAATTGCCGAAAGCGGATTGAATCAAATGTCCGACCCACGGCAACGGCCCGACGGCGAATTGCTCACCAAAGAACTCAATCGTGTCATCCACCACGCCCTTTCACTCCTCGATGAAGACAAACGGCTGATTTTTTCACTCCAGGCATTTCATCAGTATAGTTATGAGGAAATTGCCGAAATCACCGGGTTTACCATTCCAAAAATCAAAACTGATCTTCATCGGGCGAAAGCGGAAATGCGCAAGCGGATTCGTCCTTATCTGGGAGAACGCCATGAACTGTGA
- a CDS encoding zf-HC2 domain-containing protein, translated as MNCDDYVLLLEEFVDGELGESDAKKVEAHLTTCNPCRILLAELKEEQAIFARYDPGLEPSPNLWQGIEDRLKAESALGSPKPAEPLGWGQKINDWITRHFHTPRLTPAFTMIVVVVAVGLTILVMRPNRLHVPVSPVDPTGIGGINIGTGNPGDDIVSSTPSKVDETASAIQPAPPRPVKVVLPPPPAPAKREPSVQELIRDAESKYRAAITVLTRDVNKRRTTMDPLLVARLDSTLEAIDHTIADTKLAVKMNPNDPVAAQYLLTAYAKKVEVLQEMASVASPTTPAKKPVELRP; from the coding sequence ATGAACTGTGATGACTACGTGCTGTTACTGGAAGAATTTGTGGACGGGGAACTTGGTGAATCAGACGCCAAAAAAGTCGAGGCTCATCTGACAACCTGTAATCCATGCCGGATACTCCTGGCTGAATTGAAAGAAGAGCAGGCGATTTTTGCCCGCTATGACCCCGGCCTGGAACCCAGTCCGAATCTCTGGCAAGGGATTGAAGACCGATTGAAAGCTGAAAGTGCTCTTGGCTCCCCAAAACCGGCTGAGCCTTTGGGCTGGGGGCAAAAAATCAATGACTGGATCACTCGACACTTTCACACACCCCGACTCACTCCGGCATTTACGATGATTGTGGTGGTGGTGGCGGTGGGGTTGACGATTCTGGTCATGCGACCAAATCGGCTGCACGTACCAGTTTCCCCTGTGGATCCAACCGGCATTGGCGGCATCAATATTGGAACGGGAAACCCTGGCGACGACATCGTGTCCTCGACACCATCAAAAGTGGATGAAACGGCATCCGCCATTCAGCCAGCGCCACCGCGTCCCGTCAAAGTGGTATTGCCTCCGCCCCCTGCCCCTGCCAAACGGGAGCCAAGCGTTCAGGAGTTGATTCGCGATGCCGAATCGAAATACCGGGCGGCCATCACGGTGCTCACCCGAGATGTAAACAAGCGCCGGACCACCATGGATCCGTTGCTCGTGGCTCGACTCGACAGCACGCTCGAAGCGATTGACCATACAATTGCCGACACCAAACTGGCCGTCAAAATGAATCCAAATGATCCGGTTGCCGCCCAATATTTGCTGACGGCCTACGCCAAGAAAGTTGAAGTGCTGCAGGAAATGGCCAGCGTGGCGTCGCCAACAACTCCGGCCAAAAAACCGGTTGAATTAAGACCCTAA